The stretch of DNA taaTATGTTCTccagataactacacgaggagaccaaaagaaagtttttggaAAAAGGATGACTAATGTTAAGTCTTAACAATAGATTTGACTAATTTATGATAAAATTTGacaaatagtttcaatattgatatttacttaagagcctaaatgaatcaaagttgcatcctagaaaataaatgagatttatgactaaaagttgcaaatatagatatgccgatatccacaagagctaagttaagtattaaccacgctaatgtcattacttaacctcattatgaaaatgaaatggttaaacctccttccgaaaaggatATTTTGATAAGGACGTGcattagatataattcacatttaaataatgacattgctacgcatcattttaaaatgaatgagttagagattagaatctctttccataaagtttaatatatgaaaccttttcaaaataggtattttgaaacgATATGCTGGgagcatatatggttttatcttaataacttggaaaagcaaaatatatttcaattcttaaaatgtttcgattgagtagtcaattgcgaaacatatggaattaagtgggagttggaaattatcatgtgaagacatggaatttagtgggagcaatcatcttgtaaaagtttataactcattactcattgagaatgacgagctaatactttctttcacaaagaagtatttgagttttcaattctggatgaaaatggactatgatgaatccaatcacattatgagatgttggataggtattgagatatacacatcgtatcaacgagaaacgtaggttattcatgtcaatgaaaatggaattgccattagcagtcatggtcgttcattgaacctaagaatggttgatcacatgattgttagttactaatgtttccgccattagaataatcatgcacatgtccaataataatgaatcatatgcataagagcatgatgaatcattggcaagccatagaagaatcgtcatgaattctcgaggagaatccgatgagcgatttcagtgttggacagaacactctgttttgtgttaagaggttacacatattaaagttcgaacacgcgtaaggatttatgaaaatcctaagcttttcaagctaaaaggagaaataagaagtttgaaagatacttagttgaagtaagaagttactcaaaactaatattttctaaaatgctaggacttgtgagaagtgctaggctaatcatcttgacaattgttgcaagactctacaaaacctatacctagtgcattgtgagtgggtggagtacttgaccagtgcaagtcatatcatccaccacaaattcgttggttgtgtgataaacaaccagaaagttctttcaagataaagaacccaaaccgaggttgggaacctatatatatatatatatatatatatatatatgtgtgtgtgtgtgtgtgtgtgtacttggtaaggttcatgctatgagagataacatgaatgtaaaggaaaatgcgataaaataagtttgaacacatggacacgtggtatgttaaacttctattgcaatcgactagtgtttacacacttacgatatgcatcacaaggttgtaatactattgactacccgaatgtgatgtcgacatttgtcgtttgagttattattaactcaccttatactttgttacatccaaacgggttgtagagacaattgaaccccgttaaagtgaacgcggattagcattgtattcgcccatagttacttacatgaggtgacgtctcaaagtgactagaatgtgatgcgattgatggcaagttcaagtgccatggaatcatatgagaatgactagtcgatcacataggcagactgttaggaacaccttgtcgggccttatgaccgcttatagagttctggcaaatttatatagcctggtcgtggcgagagctactatagtattctaatgagtcgattcttttgactaaagactattcacctaagatggcacagtttgattaactttgatttgtgttactacgaccttcgtaaatggggtcaaatgggcatattttgggttatgatggtcgtggctagtcgaagggaatgagtgcgataggaattgtccacccctagtcggggttataacaatatctcggggccactcgaggagtaacgaatcgaaatgcgtggccacgctcggaagatatctatggtagataaatccggtcaatcagttattctccagatcgaggaaaccactctcgatatgatcacttgcaagtacgacctgaaagacaccttgcattgagtgggagatagtaataggataagagaattggtgacgcacacttgtcgaggacaagtgggagattgttggaatatgtgtcctccgacaataatgcgatcataactgtcgatcatgatgatcacatgtttaagtctcattttaaagaatacatttgggaagtaatattttatcacaaaccggtccacacatatcggtaatgattggctgactagagtttgacattactgtcgtgcgacggtggtgatcagttgatccccttaggtcatacctaaagggtaacactcttaattgattatttaattgatcgtatgacgatacgggttaattaaattacttaaaattgacggacgattttggaagtaatatttatgtgtctcattgtaatttgattaaataagatacggtctaagtaatcgaattgttttattgcttagatgaaattattgtttacgaaagcaattgaactgaatgaataaattattataaatacaagatgttgtgatttataatcggtaaattattttgatacaagtaattatgaattactaagtcgattttgtatatgacgtatttttattaatgcgttgatttttaatatgttaaaaatacataacaattttacatgacatgtaacatgtgacaaattgacaaagataaaatggaatccattttatctcatttggaccgaaatagtggggtgatttaggataaatattatgttgattaattaagtggaaaacataatcattcttcctaaacctagccatgcaaacctagtgcctcttgtgaagaacaccttgctcatgcattaaCCCTCAAAacccctccctctacccggttttgtccaagagaaaaccatgggtttttcgtttaatttttaccttatacactacatcaaatgttagtgcattattcattcattttcacCATCTAAAATAGATTTTTTGAGAGATaaaaattcttcctccttctccctttctcttaaccgaaaattaagagaccaaaacaagatttttgggtcaattttattcaaattaatattgttctagtattaataatattaattttattaagtggttgccttgggtattattccttgggagggattctatacttgaatcctttgttcttccatttaaggagtgctcaagaacaagtaagaaggagatcttacttgtgcccaataatccaaaatatcaatgtaagaatggtgatttctccttaatatttacttatgtttgcatgcataagatctaatttaattttatgactaaattaatttgaaacatatatgaatatgttaagtaatgagatatagatttctaacaggttGAAACTGTTTAGCATTGGCCTGTGTATGACTGATACCTGTGTTTTCTATGAAGCTCATGAAGAATCTGTTGCACATCTGTTTACTGAATGTGCGTACAGTTCTAAAATTATTGCTGGTATTGAGAGGTGGCTTTGTTTACAGATTGATGGTAATTATTCTGGTTACTCAAAGCTTCAGAGGAAAGTTTGCAGAATGGTCAAATTGGCTTGTTGGTATGCAATTTGGCAGGAGAGGAATGTCTGTCGACTGGAGGTTAAACTCAGCATTCCAGAGAAGATTGTTGCTGGCATCATACAACAGATGAGAGTCAGAATATTACAAAAGCTTGGAAGTGATGTTCAGCTTAGAGATAGAGATTGGGTACGAATGATTAATATTAGCTCatgattttttattgttcatttgttTCCTAGTATTGTAAGAGGGCTCATTGTAAAcattattatcctttattaaatataagctcacattttaccaaaaaaatatattagcatgcatgttacatagatcactaaaatgacattttatgagataatttgtttttaattagagagtctaattaggatctatgatcttacATGAAGTGCCACTTGTGGGTTGCATACATCAAAACCCTTGACAAATATTCCATGCAAATTGTAAAAATCAAGGGAGAAATAGGGTCCCCTTGCCTTAAACCCATTTTCACAGGGAAATAGCCAAAGCTTAAGCCATTCAAATTAAGAGAAAAGGTAGGAGTCATCACACAAGTCATTACCATATTCCTGAATTTCTCTGGAAAATTTAAGGCTCCCAACATCTGGTCAATAAAGCTCCATTCAATAGAGTCACGGGCTTTTTACAAATCCATTTTAAACATGTATCTTGGGGATACTGCTCCTCTGTTATACATTCTCACCAGGTCTTGAGAAATAAGGATATTTTTAAGGATACTCCTCCCTTGAATAAAGGCCCCCCTAATTCCTACTTATAATATCAGGAAGTATTTCAGCCAGTCTTAAGCACATAATCTTAGATATAGTTTTATAGATGACATTACAGCAAGCAATAGGCCTAAAGTGTTTCACACTAGATGGTCTATCTACTTTTGGAATGAGAGTTATCATAGTGGCATTAATTTTAGTTAAAAGCTTACTACTGTCAAAaaaatccaacacagcatcacACACCTCACTCCCCACAATTTCCCATACATCCCTGTAAAATTGACTAGTGTAGCCCTCAAGCCCAGGAGATTTATCTTTGGGGATACTGAACAGATGTTTCTTGACCTCCTCAGCAGTAACAGCCATATTTAAAACTTCCCAATGAGCTAAGGTACAACAATTCCCCTTTCTAACCACTCTAACATTCACAGGAACAGTGCTCTTTTGAGATCCCAACAATTCTTTATAGTAGTCCAAGAATGCATCCTGAATTTGAGTTCCTTCTGTACAGATCTTTCCATCCTTATCCTCAATACTCAGAACCTTATTCTGCAGAACTCTCCTCTTAATGGAATTATGAAAGTAAGCAGTATTCAGGTCTCTCTCTAAAGACCATTGGACTTTAGCTTTCTGAATGAGAAAACTATCTCTTGCTATCATCAGTTCCCTCAATTCAGTAGCCACCCGCTATCATCAGTTCCCTCAATTCAGTAGCCACCAGCATTTCCTACTGCATCAGATCTAAGTCACTAGGATTGTCCACCAAGTCCTTCTGAATTTGTTCAAGCGGTGCAGCTGTTATTGAGGTACTATTCTCAATGTCTGAAAAACAATCTTTATTGAGTTGCTTAAGGACAGGCTTCATAACCTTCATTTTTTTAACCAGTTTGAACATTTTCGTCCCCTTATACTTCTTTGTCCGTACCTCATTCACATAGTCTTTAAATAAGTCTGATTTGCCCCACATATTGAAATTCTTAAAGCTTCTCTTACCACTCATATTAGCTTTCTTGTTGATGATTGTACAAGGGCAATGATCAAAGATCCCTTCAGGATGGAAATGAGCTAAGTAATCTCCAAACTCCAGTATCCATTCATGGTTACCCATTACCCTATCAAGCCTACTGTATACTCTATCCACTGGTTGTTGTTTATTGGACCAGGTAAACAAAGCACCAGTAGCTTGCAAGTCCTCTACACAGCACAGAGAGACACACTCTTGGAAATGCTCCATTTCAGCATCAGAAGTGTTTCCTCCTAACCTCTCCACTGGAACAGTATTGAAATCCCCTGCCCAAAGCCAGGGCTCATTGCAAGATACAGCTATATTCTTCAGAAAATTCCATAACTCAATCCTCTCATACAAATCATTATGAGCATATATCATAGTGAGCAGAAAGTTTTTAGTATCAGTTCTGGATTCCACTCTCATATGAATGTACTGAGCACTATAAGCTAATACATTGATTGTGAAGAGTTCAGGTTTCCACAACACCCAAATTCTTCCTCCTTTATGCCAACTACTGTTAGTAGTGATACTCCATCCTTCACACAAAGAGGTATTTTTATTCAGCAAATTCcttgattttatttttatttctaataAATCAAACAGACCTACTCCATTATTTTACATAAACCATTTCACTAACTTTTTTTATTTGTATCATTTAAGCCCCTTACATTCCAAAACCCCAGATTATGCATTAGAATGAATGAATGGGGGATCTTTACCACTCTGCACTACTCCCCCTAGGAGTAGTACCATTCAGAGCATCTAAGAATGACTGTGGAGCTGCTTTCCCTGATGCCCTTATCCCAGTTATGCCCCCTTGCCTATTGAGCTTCATGGTATGTATAGCAGGAGTGGCAGCACTGGTCCTAACCAAAGGAGGAAACACCTCAGGAGTAAACATAATTATACGCTTAACTCTAGAGAGATCCACTGGTTTCTGAACAGGCCTCCATTCTTGTTTCTTCTATTTCTCTGTAGATTTtgtgaagtagaataacatgtctagtgatatgcggaatgtgttgccctaagcctatatatattgcatccatgtttaagttagatgtcATTAGTAGGAAATAAATGCGCAAGTAataaatctaaattaattcaaaggttgtagttatttaatttccgtttagtaacttttattatatcatcaatcaatattatgttggaaataatagttgtcttgtgttacaatgtgtattatatgttttgtgatgttacaacaaatggtttGTTTAATCATGTTGTTTAGAATCTCgaacttcaaggacgaagtttatttttagggtgaaggaatgtgatactgcaaatgttttgagttattattgtgatatcttgtgataagattggcgtgattgataatcgtaaatgatTATTGTGTTGTCATAAGTTGGATGGTGTTCAGTTGTGTGGATGTTATAGATATTATTATAGTAGCTatgtgtgaacttcgggacgaagttcattttaag from Silene latifolia isolate original U9 population chromosome 10, ASM4854445v1, whole genome shotgun sequence encodes:
- the LOC141607512 gene encoding uncharacterized protein LOC141607512, producing MFTPEVFPPLVRTSAATPAIHTMKLNRQGGITGIRASGKAAPQSFLDALNGWSITTNSSWHKGGRIWVLWKPELFTINVLAYSAQYIHMRVESRTDTKNFLLTMIYAHNDLYERIELWNFLKNIAVSCNEPWLWAGDFNTVPVERLGGNTSDAEMEHFQECVSLCCVEDLQATGALFTWSNKQQPVDRVYSRLDRVMGNHEWILEFGDYLAHFHPEGIFDHCPCTIINKKANMSGKRSFKNFNMWGKSDLFKDYVNEVRTKKYKGTKMFKLVKKMKVMKPVLKQLNKDCFSDIENSTSITAAPLEQIQKDLVDNPSDLDLMQ